ATCCCAGCTAATATATGCCAATGATCATAAGTGAATTGGACCACCGCAGTGTAGCAACCATATCAACACTCTTGTACCTTATACTAATCTGTTACCTACATCAAACTGGACATCAGCAATTCCGCAGACATAGAAAATGTAAAAGAATACGTTGAAGCCGAACATGGTGTACTGGACATTCTGATCAATAATGCTGCCGTATTTTTAGACAGTACTTGGTTTGGAAACAACACAGAAACGATTCCAAAGCAAACTCTTCGTGATACATTTTGCATCAATTACTTCGGTATTGTTGAGTTGACCCAGGCTTTACTGTCGGCAATCAAAAAAAAGCGATGCCGGATGAATCGTTAATATCGGTAATCCGCTTCTTTTGGAGTACATCTGAATGAATCCCATTGGTTGTATGCCTTAAAACCTTATGCTTACAGTACTTCAAAGACAGCATTGAACCGATTTACCGTTTTTCTGGTCAATGCATTGAGTCAAACCAATGTAAAAGTAAATACGGCAAATCCGGGATGGGTGCAGACCTCCATCGGTTCTGATCAAACACCGTTCACGTCAGAAGTAGGCTCAAAAATGGGTGTAGCATTGGCTTTGATTGATGAAAATGAACCAACGGGAACTTTTTCTCAGTCAGGAGAGATTTTACCTTGGTAACATTCATTAAATCAAAATATTTATTTAAACCTACCCAGATTTATTATATTTGATTTGCCAAAACATTTCATTGTGAAATATCCGAACAAATCAGCTCTAATCTTAAACAAACTAAAGTCTATTTTGACACGACTGCTTTTCGGTGTTCAATTCCCCATTCAATCATTTTATCCAAAACATCAGTAATTAATATTCCTGACTCGGATAACTCATATTCTATTGTCACAGGAAATGAGTCATACACTTTTCGAACAATCATTCCATTCAATTCCAATTCTTTCAGTTCTTTACTCAACATTCTTGGTGTTATCTTCGAGATATTACGCTGTATTTCGGTAAACCGTTTTTTACCAAAATAGAGGGAACCTATAATTGGTAATTTCCACTTTCCGCTAATGACATTCATCGTGTCGTTAATTGACGTCACATATTGAACCGGGCAGACCTTAAAGTCTTTGATACTTTCCATTATTTCTATTCATTAACAAAGTTTATTAATATACTTTAGTATACTACTATACTTTAAGAAGCAAATGTACTATATCTTTGCATCATATTAATTAAAAAATATAGAAAATATGATTTTAGTAACAGGAGCAACTGGAAATTTAGGAGCATCAACAATTAATTATTTATTAAATAAAGGCTATTCTTCAGCCAATATCGTTGCATTGGTAAGAGACGAAGAGAAAGCAGCAGATTTAAAAAATAAAGGAATTACGCTCAGAATTGGTGATTACAGCAATTATGAATCGTTAATAGCAGCATTTAACGGAGTTGAAAAAGTATTATTGGTTTCAGGAACAGACGTTGTACAACGTGGAAACCAACACGAAAATGTTGTAAATGCAGCGAAGGACGCAGGCGTAAAACATATTTTCTACACCAGTTTTGAGCGCAAAAACGATACTGAAACTTCACCAATTGCATTTCTCGGAAAATCACATATCGAAACAGAGAAACTGATTAAAGAAAGTGGATTGACTTACACCATTTTCAAAAACAATCTTTATCTGGATGCCTTACCTATGTTTTTTGGCGAACAAGTCTTAACAACCGGAATATTTTTGCCTGCTGGTGATAAAGGAGGTGCATTTGCTTTGCGCAATGATATGGCAGAAGCTATTGCGAATGTGCTGACAAGCGAAGGTCACGATAACACAGAATATTCTTTAAGTAACACAGAAAATGTAACGGTACAGGAGCTTGCCCAAGACCTGACTGAAATAACAGATAAGGAAATAAACTATGTAAGTCCATCGCAGGAGGTTTATGTAGAAGCACTGACACAGGCTGGTGTTCCAGCAGAATATATAGCAATGTTTTCAGGTTTTGCGGAAGCTATTAAACAAGGTGAATTTGTAGCTGAAACAACAGATTTAGAAAACCTTTTGGGCAGAAAACCTACGACTGCGAAGGAATTTTTAGAACAGGTTTACGGTTCTTAAAAAGGAAATTAGATTACAAATATTTTGCGTTTGGTGGGTTAAGAACAATTTGTTATTTGCTTCAAAAGCCCACCTGAGCGTAAAACATACTATGGGTTAAAAAAATGGTCAAGGATATAGTAATAGAAAATATCAAAGTCTTTATGTCATAGATTCTTTTCGAACTCTTCCCGCTCCTTTTTGGTCAATCCCGCAATGATGAGATCATAGGATTTTTTTACTAAGGATTCAATTGTTTTCTTCGGAACATCTTTTTTGAAATGAACGCTTATCCAATGTTTTTTATTCATATGATAGCCTGGTGTGATTCCTTCGTATTCATCTTGAAGATGTTCAGATTCCTCCGGATCACATTTCAGATCACAAAAATCAAACTTCTCGATATTAACAAAACAAAACCATTTACCCATTACGCTAAAGGTCATAATATCTTTATCATAGTCTGATGTTGTTTTCGCAAAAGGCATTTTTTCCTCAGATCCTTTAAATGACAAACAATAGTCTCTAAATTCTTCAATGTTCATAACAGTAAATTTTTACAGGTTAGTAATGTGGTATTTTCATCGATCTCAAAATTATAATAAATGATAGTCAATAAATATACATAAACAGGGATTAAAGCGTCACTTTTCGGGACTTTTAATGGTATTATTATTTATTTAGCTTCACTGTTTCGGTATTCCTTGGGCGTCATACCAGTGTGTTTGCGAAACATACGAATAAAATAGGATGACGTTTCATAATTGAGTTTACTACTGATCTCTAAAATAGATAAACTTGTATAATGAAGCAAATTCTTAGATTCTTGAATTACCTTATCTGATATATACTTTTTAGCTGTTGATCCTAAGACCTCTTTTGTTATTTTATTCAGATAATTGGTGGTAATAAACAGTTTATCTGCATAAAACTTAAGCTCACGCTGGTGCATAAAATTAGCTTCAACCAGACTTGTGAATGATTCCATATAACGGTCTGTGATAATGCCTTTTTTATGTTCAGCCTTTTCTAAGATCTTCGAATCACAATTTCCCAAGAGACTTAAGACCAGATAGAGTAAAGCTCTCAAAATATCTTTGTTACAGTCATTCTTTTTTAAAATTTCCGATTTTATGGTGTCCAGATATTGTAGCAACATCTCAAAGTCATTTTCATTGGCCGTTACAACCGGTGATGTGCGGTGTATCTGTAGATAACTGAGATTTCTAAGAAAAAATCTATCCTTAAAAAAGGAAAGAAGAAAATTCTCTTCAAAGACCAATGCATAACCCTCAAGTTTGGTATTTTCCTGCCAGCTCCACACCTGCCCTGGAATGGCACATACAATATCTCCCCTTTTGACAGACAGTTTTGAATCGTTAATAACCAATTCTTCATTGCCGGAGACAATAAAAGTTAAATCAAAATAAGATAGGCGATGGGTCGGCTTTTGATCTATAAACTTTTTGAAATCCTGTATCGCTACAACGTCAATTGATAGATTGATACCATACTTATTTCGATAAAAATTAAACTGCGGTATTGATCTCATTTGTTTCTTCTTATAATAGCTCTGTAAAAATAGTGATTAAATAAAAATTTGTCCGCAAAAGTGTCATTTTTCTCCGTGAAATTTTACTGATGGGTGTATACAAGCGACCTATTTTTGCCAAAATAAAATATAGATCATTATGAAAAAAGAAACAAGCAAAGTTTGGCATTACAAAAATGACGAAGAAAAACAAATAGCAGAGCACATCCTTGGTTTGGAGGAATCTGCACTTGAAAAGTGGTTTAAAGGTGATGTGTCAGGCTATGCTCAAATTTGGTCAAAACGCAGCTTTACCTATTTTGATGCTGTGGTGACAGAACGTGTAGATAAATTTGAAGACATGGCATCACTGTTCAATAAGGTTGAAGGAAATTTAAATGCAGAGAGCTATGAGGTTCGTGATCCTAGAGTTCAACTTGGAAAAGATATGGGAGTATTGACCTATCAGCTTTTCGCCAAAACAAACCTAATCGATATGGAATATAATTGCATTGAAGTATTTCAGAAAGAGGAGGATGGAGAATGGTATGCCATCCACTCCACTTGGTCAGTGATACGGCCAATAGATAAAGATTTCAGCGTTTTTAAAGAAATGGTTTAAAATACGTTCTTTATACTTCACAACTTTGCACACTACATCCGTAATATGGATGTAGTGTGCAAACCATTTTTCTGCCCCCCCCTTTTTGTAAGATTTTTTTTACTGATTAGGATTTTTTTTAAAAGATGGGACCAAGAAACAATGCATATCTATATCGCTCAACAAAAATATTATAGGTACGAAAATAAAAGAATGGAGTCAAAAAATCAGAGAAACTTATAATTTGTAACTTTTAAAGTAAGCAAAAAGAAAGCTTATATTTAACCTGTAAACCTATCAGCGTAATGAATGTAGAAGAATTTAGAGATTATTGCCTGTCTTTTAAAGGCGCTCACGAAGGAATGCCTTTTGAAGGTTTTTTTCATAATTCTAGGTCAATACTTGTGATGTATGTTAAAGAGAAGATGT
The sequence above is a segment of the Chryseobacterium turcicum genome. Coding sequences within it:
- a CDS encoding helix-turn-helix domain-containing protein; this translates as MRSIPQFNFYRNKYGINLSIDVVAIQDFKKFIDQKPTHRLSYFDLTFIVSGNEELVINDSKLSVKRGDIVCAIPGQVWSWQENTKLEGYALVFEENFLLSFFKDRFFLRNLSYLQIHRTSPVVTANENDFEMLLQYLDTIKSEILKKNDCNKDILRALLYLVLSLLGNCDSKILEKAEHKKGIITDRYMESFTSLVEANFMHQRELKFYADKLFITTNYLNKITKEVLGSTAKKYISDKVIQESKNLLHYTSLSILEISSKLNYETSSYFIRMFRKHTGMTPKEYRNSEAK
- a CDS encoding DUF4440 domain-containing protein gives rise to the protein MKKETSKVWHYKNDEEKQIAEHILGLEESALEKWFKGDVSGYAQIWSKRSFTYFDAVVTERVDKFEDMASLFNKVEGNLNAESYEVRDPRVQLGKDMGVLTYQLFAKTNLIDMEYNCIEVFQKEEDGEWYAIHSTWSVIRPIDKDFSVFKEMV
- a CDS encoding SDR family oxidoreductase; translated protein: MILVTGATGNLGASTINYLLNKGYSSANIVALVRDEEKAADLKNKGITLRIGDYSNYESLIAAFNGVEKVLLVSGTDVVQRGNQHENVVNAAKDAGVKHIFYTSFERKNDTETSPIAFLGKSHIETEKLIKESGLTYTIFKNNLYLDALPMFFGEQVLTTGIFLPAGDKGGAFALRNDMAEAIANVLTSEGHDNTEYSLSNTENVTVQELAQDLTEITDKEINYVSPSQEVYVEALTQAGVPAEYIAMFSGFAEAIKQGEFVAETTDLENLLGRKPTTAKEFLEQVYGS
- a CDS encoding MmcQ/YjbR family DNA-binding protein; translation: MNIEEFRDYCLSFKGSEEKMPFAKTTSDYDKDIMTFSVMGKWFCFVNIEKFDFCDLKCDPEESEHLQDEYEGITPGYHMNKKHWISVHFKKDVPKKTIESLVKKSYDLIIAGLTKKEREEFEKNL
- a CDS encoding winged helix-turn-helix transcriptional regulator, which produces MESIKDFKVCPVQYVTSINDTMNVISGKWKLPIIGSLYFGKKRFTEIQRNISKITPRMLSKELKELELNGMIVRKVYDSFPVTIEYELSESGILITDVLDKMIEWGIEHRKAVVSK